A genomic segment from uncultured Desulfuromonas sp. encodes:
- the ftsH gene encoding ATP-dependent zinc metalloprotease FtsH, with protein MNQFYKNIALWLVISLVMILLFNMMTQQDQQREAVSYTTFINALEDGRVQDVTIQGPNLEGTYEDGTRFKTFAPNDPSLISELRERKIVIDAKPEEDRSFWMTMLVSWGPILLLIAVWIFFMRQMQGGGGKAMNFGKSRARLLSDTQGMVTFKDVAGVDEAKEELEEIVAFLKDPKKFTRLGGRIPKGVLLVGSPGTGKTLLARAIAGEADVPFFTISGSDFVEMFVGVGASRVRDLFAQGKKNAPCIIFIDEIDAVGRHRGAGLGGGHDEREQTLNQLLVEMDGFESNEGVILIAATNRPDVLDPALLRPGRFDRQVVVPRPDIKGRTTILKVHARKVPMSDSVDMETVAKGTPGFSGADLANLINEAALLAARANKELVDMSDLEAAKDKVMMGAERRSMVITEAEKKVTAYHEAGHALVALKIPGSDPVHKVSIIPRGRALGVTMYLPTEEKYSESRDGLLRSMCALLGGRAAEEIFLGSITTGASNDIERVTSLARKMVCEWGMSEKLGTLAFGEKEGEVFLGKDMGHVKNYSEATAEMIDGEISRIVTESYDKTCTILRENGDILEKMAQELLERETIDAKDIARILGEEPAAAEHGEEVVIAPADPSMDEPAE; from the coding sequence GTGAACCAATTTTATAAGAATATTGCTTTATGGCTTGTGATTTCCCTCGTCATGATCTTGCTGTTCAATATGATGACTCAGCAGGATCAGCAACGCGAAGCGGTCAGCTATACAACGTTTATCAATGCGTTGGAAGATGGCCGTGTGCAGGACGTCACTATCCAGGGGCCGAACCTGGAAGGGACTTACGAGGATGGGACCCGATTCAAGACCTTTGCTCCGAATGATCCGAGCCTGATTTCTGAGTTGCGTGAGCGTAAAATTGTTATTGATGCCAAGCCCGAAGAGGATCGCAGTTTCTGGATGACCATGCTGGTGTCCTGGGGGCCGATCTTGCTGCTGATTGCCGTGTGGATTTTCTTCATGCGTCAGATGCAGGGTGGTGGCGGCAAGGCCATGAATTTTGGTAAGAGCCGTGCCCGTTTGTTATCCGACACGCAGGGCATGGTGACCTTCAAAGATGTCGCCGGGGTTGATGAAGCCAAAGAAGAGCTCGAAGAAATCGTAGCCTTTCTCAAAGATCCGAAAAAATTTACCCGTCTCGGCGGACGTATCCCTAAAGGGGTGCTGCTGGTTGGTTCACCGGGTACCGGTAAAACATTGCTGGCGCGCGCCATTGCCGGTGAGGCGGATGTGCCGTTTTTCACCATCTCCGGGTCCGACTTTGTTGAAATGTTTGTCGGTGTCGGTGCCAGCCGGGTGCGTGACCTGTTTGCCCAGGGCAAGAAAAATGCGCCCTGTATCATTTTTATTGATGAAATTGATGCCGTCGGTCGCCATCGTGGCGCTGGTCTTGGCGGTGGGCATGATGAGCGCGAACAGACCCTGAACCAGTTGCTGGTTGAGATGGACGGTTTTGAGTCGAATGAAGGCGTTATTCTGATCGCAGCCACCAACCGGCCGGATGTTCTTGACCCGGCATTGTTGCGTCCCGGTCGCTTTGACCGTCAGGTGGTGGTGCCCCGTCCGGATATCAAAGGTCGGACCACGATTCTCAAGGTTCATGCCCGTAAAGTGCCCATGTCTGATTCTGTGGATATGGAAACTGTCGCCAAAGGAACCCCAGGGTTTTCCGGTGCTGATCTGGCTAACCTGATCAACGAAGCCGCTCTTTTAGCCGCACGTGCCAATAAAGAGCTGGTCGATATGAGTGACTTGGAAGCGGCCAAGGATAAGGTCATGATGGGTGCAGAGCGTCGCTCCATGGTCATTACCGAAGCGGAGAAAAAAGTCACCGCGTATCACGAAGCTGGCCATGCGTTAGTTGCCTTGAAAATTCCCGGATCCGATCCGGTCCACAAAGTGTCCATCATCCCTCGTGGACGTGCGCTTGGTGTCACCATGTATTTGCCCACAGAGGAAAAGTACAGCGAAAGCAGGGACGGTTTACTCCGTTCCATGTGCGCTTTGCTCGGCGGTCGTGCCGCAGAAGAGATTTTCCTCGGCAGTATCACGACTGGGGCAAGCAATGATATTGAACGTGTAACCTCATTGGCCCGTAAAATGGTGTGTGAATGGGGGATGAGCGAGAAACTTGGCACTCTGGCCTTTGGTGAAAAAGAAGGCGAAGTGTTCCTCGGCAAAGATATGGGGCATGTCAAGAACTACAGTGAAGCGACAGCCGAAATGATTGATGGTGAAATCAGTCGCATCGTGACGGAGTCGTACGACAAGACCTGCACTATTCTGCGGGAGAATGGCGACATTCTGGAGAAGATGGCTCAAGAGCTTCTCGAACGTGAAACCATTGATGCCAAAGACATTGCCCGCATTCTGGGTGAAGAGCCTGCGGCCGCTGAACATGGAGAAGAGGTGGTGATTGCACCCGCTGATCCGTCAATGGATGAGCCGGCCGAATAA
- the tilS gene encoding tRNA lysidine(34) synthetase TilS — protein MSRSLLDHITQNIHDHDLIDPGVIVVAAVSGGADSVCLLHLLSQLPSVRTGGGLVVAHLDHGLRQDSAEDACFVEKMAADLRLPYFQERIDVSELAQDQKWGIEEAGREARRQFLERIADLYKRAVIALAHHRDDQAETVLMHLSRGCGVSGLKGMTWKTGRFIRPLLSVSREEIHQFLTTHQIVWREDDSNKDERFYRNLIRHQVLPALHQYNQQTGRHIAELADRVACEESFWEESVAQWFALYATEQEQEWRIDYGALMQCHRALKRRLLRELLTKVRGSLRGVEAVHVQAVETQLVSNSPQWQLDLPSCWVARRYGDVIARHCAPQPAAAISMLVPGPGRYVVDAQRVLVVECREEFEDSQASVWFPEQQLHFPLLLRSFKPGDRICVPELAGHKKLKALFAEHHWSHEQRQAAVVLECCGRILWVPGVRQYRVKVKKMSSQRGFSLRIESLQK, from the coding sequence ATGTCTCGATCCTTGCTTGATCACATTACCCAAAATATTCATGATCATGACTTGATCGACCCCGGTGTTATTGTTGTTGCTGCGGTCTCTGGTGGCGCCGACTCTGTGTGTCTGTTGCACCTTCTCTCTCAACTGCCCTCAGTGCGCACCGGGGGCGGTCTGGTTGTTGCTCATCTCGACCATGGTCTGCGGCAGGACAGTGCTGAAGATGCGTGTTTTGTTGAAAAAATGGCGGCTGACTTGAGGCTGCCGTATTTTCAGGAGCGGATTGACGTTTCAGAACTGGCGCAAGATCAAAAGTGGGGGATTGAAGAAGCTGGGCGGGAGGCGCGGCGTCAATTTCTTGAGCGGATTGCTGACCTTTATAAACGTGCGGTCATCGCACTGGCTCATCATCGCGACGACCAGGCGGAGACGGTTCTTATGCATCTCTCCCGAGGATGTGGAGTGAGTGGACTTAAGGGCATGACCTGGAAAACTGGGCGATTTATTCGTCCGCTGCTGTCTGTTTCCAGAGAGGAGATCCATCAATTTTTGACAACGCATCAGATTGTGTGGCGCGAGGATGACAGCAATAAAGACGAACGCTTTTATCGCAATCTGATTCGCCATCAGGTTCTACCGGCGTTGCATCAGTACAACCAGCAAACAGGGCGACATATCGCGGAACTGGCTGACCGGGTCGCCTGTGAGGAGTCTTTCTGGGAGGAGAGCGTTGCTCAATGGTTTGCCCTTTATGCAACAGAACAGGAACAGGAGTGGCGTATCGATTATGGCGCATTGATGCAGTGCCATCGTGCTTTGAAACGTCGCCTTCTTCGTGAACTGCTGACAAAGGTGAGAGGTTCGTTGCGAGGTGTCGAAGCTGTCCATGTTCAGGCCGTCGAGACTCAGCTTGTTTCCAATTCGCCTCAATGGCAACTGGATCTTCCCTCATGTTGGGTAGCGCGTCGTTATGGTGATGTCATTGCCCGGCATTGTGCTCCGCAACCGGCGGCTGCCATATCAATGCTTGTTCCCGGGCCCGGGCGCTATGTTGTCGATGCGCAACGTGTGTTGGTTGTCGAGTGTCGAGAGGAGTTTGAGGATAGTCAGGCCTCGGTTTGGTTCCCGGAACAACAACTTCATTTTCCGCTGCTATTGCGGTCTTTTAAGCCTGGAGACAGGATTTGTGTGCCGGAGTTGGCCGGTCATAAAAAGCTCAAGGCGCTGTTCGCGGAACACCATTGGAGTCATGAACAGCGTCAGGCGGCAGTAGTTCTCGAATGCTGCGGCAGAATTCTCTGGGTTCCGGGGGTACGGCAATATCGCGTAAAAGTAAAAAAGATGTCGTCCCAGAGGGGTTTTTCTCTGCGGATTGAGTCATTACAAAAATAA
- a CDS encoding SPOR domain-containing protein, with amino-acid sequence MAQMDYNRREPQSNGRRYITVLLLVVVLCLVSFALGLMLGKSGKSEVETTQVQTLPVPQPKAEPMPAAPAAVVETVTPAESATETSVAAPLESESAVTDDPLRQLLPPVEQMPLGSGINAPVMANTEPPPAENKAVAMTGGPEPDTLKPAAVAPEKSPAVQAVAVKTDSGFAVQVASFKHRQDAETMSARLGKEFPVVVRQADLGEKGVWYRVLVGPVATKAEAETLKQGLKKNASTDGFIKKITLSE; translated from the coding sequence ATTACAACAGACGTGAACCCCAATCGAACGGGCGCCGCTACATCACCGTTCTGCTGCTGGTCGTGGTCCTGTGCCTGGTCAGTTTCGCTCTGGGGCTGATGTTGGGTAAAAGCGGTAAGTCTGAAGTGGAAACCACACAGGTGCAAACTTTACCTGTTCCGCAACCGAAAGCCGAGCCTATGCCTGCTGCTCCGGCTGCCGTTGTTGAAACGGTTACTCCGGCTGAGTCGGCTACCGAAACATCCGTAGCGGCACCACTGGAGAGTGAAAGTGCCGTTACAGATGATCCGTTGCGTCAGTTGCTGCCTCCCGTCGAGCAGATGCCCCTTGGCAGTGGCATCAATGCACCTGTTATGGCAAATACGGAGCCCCCTCCAGCAGAAAACAAGGCTGTGGCCATGACGGGCGGCCCAGAACCTGACACACTCAAGCCTGCTGCTGTGGCACCTGAAAAGAGTCCTGCAGTCCAAGCCGTTGCTGTGAAGACAGACAGCGGTTTTGCGGTTCAGGTGGCGTCTTTTAAGCACCGCCAGGATGCCGAAACCATGAGTGCCCGTTTGGGTAAAGAGTTTCCTGTCGTGGTTCGTCAGGCCGATCTCGGCGAAAAGGGCGTGTGGTATCGTGTCCTGGTCGGTCCGGTCGCGACCAAGGCTGAAGCTGAAACACTTAAACAGGGGTTGAAAAAGAATGCCTCCACGGATGGTTTCATCAAGAAAATCACCCTGTCGGAGTGA